A DNA window from Bradyrhizobium sp. CCBAU 53421 contains the following coding sequences:
- a CDS encoding M15 family metallopeptidase, giving the protein MAGTSPAAAPEPELVKIVVILIAVAGLVSPALAQGLPGDFAFLRDIDPTIIQDIRYAGANNFMGRPIAGYGAAECVVKRDVGLRLKAVQRELAPQKLSLKMFDCYRPARAVADMVAWSKNGRETAAERRYNPAFAKADLFRLGYIATHSGHSTGAAVDLTLVDLTADNSGKFDPAKDYADCTAPVAARAPEGSVDMGTGYDCSDAKGHTAAGAITPAQRRWRNLLVAVMARQGFANYSKEWWHFSLPRAGGPAYDFPITRSH; this is encoded by the coding sequence ATGGCCGGGACCAGCCCGGCGGCTGCGCCGGAGCCGGAGCTCGTGAAAATTGTCGTGATCCTCATCGCTGTTGCGGGCTTGGTCTCACCGGCCCTGGCCCAGGGCCTTCCGGGCGACTTCGCGTTCCTGCGCGACATCGATCCGACCATCATCCAGGACATCCGCTACGCCGGCGCGAACAACTTCATGGGCCGGCCGATCGCGGGCTATGGCGCGGCGGAATGCGTGGTGAAGCGGGACGTCGGGCTTCGCCTGAAGGCCGTGCAGCGGGAACTGGCGCCACAAAAGCTGTCGCTGAAGATGTTCGACTGCTACCGGCCGGCCCGCGCGGTCGCCGACATGGTGGCGTGGTCGAAGAACGGCAGGGAGACCGCCGCCGAGCGGCGCTACAACCCGGCGTTCGCGAAGGCGGACCTGTTCCGTCTCGGCTATATCGCCACCCACTCCGGCCATTCGACCGGGGCGGCAGTCGATCTCACGCTGGTCGATCTGACCGCGGACAATTCGGGCAAGTTCGATCCCGCCAAGGACTACGCCGACTGCACCGCGCCGGTCGCCGCGCGCGCGCCCGAAGGCAGCGTCGATATGGGCACCGGCTACGATTGTTCCGACGCGAAGGGGCATACCGCCGCCGGCGCGATCACACCGGCGCAGCGACGCTGGCGCAACCTTCTGGTCGCGGTGATGGCCCGGCAGGGATTTGCCAACTACTCGAAGGAATGGTGGCACTTCTCGCTGCCGAGGGCCGGCGGGCCGGCCTACGATTTCCCGATCACCCGCTCGCACTAG
- a CDS encoding acyl-CoA dehydrogenase family protein — MTQAPFATHDVFNQSPPFWDVDLFAADAPLVAAVAANGGAASAAELSDFGKHWGSAVMAERGRVANENTPKLRTFDARGNRRDEVEFHPAYHELMAHSAHAGVHNSTWTADGKPAGGAAEVVRAARFYIASQVETGHLCPITMTRASVAALASQPDILAKTMPVIGTRAYDPSFAPWWTKRGMTLGMGMTEKQGGTDVRANMTRAERDGGFYRITGHKWFMSAPMCDAFLVLAQAEQGLSCFFMPRFAPDGTVNAIHFQRLKDKLGNRSNASSEVEFHGAHAELIGEEGKGIRTIIQMVQLTRQDCAIASAGLMRSGLAHALNHAQHRSVFQKHLADQPLMQAVLSDMALHVEASIALVMRLCRAFDYAPTDAGEAAYMRLLTPAIKYWTCKSAPGFLYEAMECLGGNGYVEEGILARHYRESPVNAIWEGSGNVMCLDVLRALGREADAALAVLRALADETKGLPGAAETVASIGQSFRRPDSERVARLAVEKLALLAATAALNQVSPKNAELFAATRLVERHAGMYGAVDLSDADQRALLARALP, encoded by the coding sequence ATGACGCAGGCTCCGTTTGCCACCCACGACGTCTTCAACCAGTCGCCGCCCTTCTGGGATGTCGACCTGTTCGCAGCGGATGCGCCGCTGGTCGCCGCGGTGGCCGCCAATGGCGGGGCGGCGTCCGCGGCAGAGCTGTCGGATTTCGGCAAGCACTGGGGATCGGCCGTCATGGCCGAGCGCGGCCGCGTCGCCAACGAGAATACGCCGAAGCTGCGAACCTTCGATGCCAGGGGCAATCGCCGCGACGAGGTCGAGTTTCATCCGGCCTATCACGAGCTGATGGCGCACTCGGCCCATGCCGGCGTGCACAACTCGACCTGGACTGCCGACGGCAAGCCGGCCGGCGGCGCGGCCGAGGTGGTGCGCGCGGCAAGGTTCTATATCGCCTCGCAAGTCGAGACCGGCCATCTCTGTCCGATCACGATGACGCGCGCCTCGGTCGCGGCGCTGGCCTCGCAGCCCGACATTCTGGCGAAGACGATGCCGGTCATCGGCACGCGCGCGTACGATCCGAGCTTTGCGCCATGGTGGACCAAGCGCGGCATGACCCTCGGCATGGGCATGACGGAAAAGCAGGGCGGCACCGATGTGCGCGCCAACATGACGCGCGCCGAGCGCGACGGCGGCTTCTATCGCATCACCGGGCACAAATGGTTCATGTCGGCGCCGATGTGCGACGCATTCCTGGTGCTGGCACAGGCCGAGCAGGGGCTGAGCTGCTTCTTCATGCCGCGCTTCGCGCCCGATGGCACGGTCAATGCGATCCACTTCCAGCGGCTGAAGGACAAGCTCGGCAACCGCTCCAATGCCTCGTCGGAGGTCGAATTCCACGGCGCCCATGCCGAATTGATCGGCGAGGAGGGCAAGGGCATCCGCACCATCATCCAGATGGTGCAGCTGACGCGGCAGGATTGCGCGATCGCATCCGCCGGCCTGATGCGCTCGGGGCTGGCGCATGCGCTCAATCACGCGCAGCACCGCAGCGTGTTCCAGAAGCATCTCGCCGACCAGCCGCTGATGCAGGCGGTGTTGTCGGACATGGCGCTGCATGTCGAGGCATCGATCGCACTGGTGATGCGGCTGTGCCGCGCCTTCGACTATGCGCCGACCGATGCGGGCGAGGCCGCCTATATGCGGCTATTGACGCCGGCGATCAAATACTGGACCTGCAAGAGCGCGCCTGGCTTCCTCTACGAGGCGATGGAGTGCCTCGGCGGCAACGGCTATGTCGAGGAGGGCATTCTGGCACGGCATTACCGGGAGTCGCCGGTCAACGCGATCTGGGAGGGCTCAGGCAACGTGATGTGCCTCGACGTGCTCCGCGCGCTCGGCCGCGAGGCCGATGCCGCGCTCGCCGTGCTGCGCGCGCTCGCCGACGAGACCAAGGGGCTGCCTGGCGCCGCCGAGACGGTTGCCTCGATCGGACAATCCTTCCGTCGGCCGGACAGCGAGCGCGTCGCCCGGCTTGCGGTCGAGAAGCTGGCGCTGCTGGCCGCCACCGCGGCGCTCAACCAGGTCTCGCCGAAAAACGCCGAATTGTTCGCGGCGACACGGCTTGTCGAACGCCACGCCGGCATGTACGGCGCGGTGGACCTCTCCGATGCCGATCAGCGCGCGCTGCTGGCGCGGGCGCTGCCCTGA